The Microcebus murinus isolate Inina chromosome 4, M.murinus_Inina_mat1.0, whole genome shotgun sequence genome has a segment encoding these proteins:
- the LOC105883463 gene encoding olfactory receptor 52K1-like: MITMILSNSSHLFPHTFFLAGIPGLTAAHVWISLPFFFMFFLALTGNSVLLFLIRTERSLHQPMFFFLAMLSFVDLILSLSTLPKMLAIFWFGATAISSYSCLSQMFFIHAFSAMESGVLVAMALDRFVAICNPLRYATILTPVVVAKIGGLVVLRAVGLTVSFPSLAHRLSYCGSHTIAYTYCEHMAVVKLACGATTVDNLYAFAVAVFLGVGDVAFIAYSYGQIVRTVTHFPSPEARAKAGSTCMAHVCVIFFFYGPGFLSVVMQRFGPPTASAAKVILANLYLLFPPALDPLVYGIKTKQIRERLFTILNPRWIEPT, translated from the coding sequence ATGATCACCATGATTCTTTCCAATAGTTCTCATCTCTTCCCACATACTTTCTTCTTGGCTGGCATCCCAGGATTGACTGCTGCCCACGTTTGGATCTcacttccctttttctttatgtttttcctgGCACTAACTGGGAATAGTGTCCTGCTTTTTCTCATCCGGACAGAACGTAGCCTTCACCAgcccatgtttttctttcttgccatGCTCTCCTTTGTTGACCTGATCCTTTCCCTTTCCACACTGCCCAAGATGCTGGCCATTTTCTGGTTTGGAGCTACAGCCATCAGCTCTTACTCTTGTCTTTCCCAGATGTTCTTCATTCACGCATTCTCTGCCATGGAGTCAGGGGTGCTAGTGGCCATGGCTCTGGACCGCTTTGTGGCCATCTGTAACCCACTGCGTTATGCAACCATCCTTACCCCTGTTGTTGTTGCCAAGATTGGGGGCCTGGTGGTGTTGCGAGCTGTGGGGTTGACCGTCTCCTTTCCAAGCCTGGCCCATCGGCTTTCCTACTGTGGCTCACACACGATTGCCTATACCTACTGTGAGCACATGGCAGTGGTGAAGCTGGCCTGTGGGGCCACCACTGTGGACAACCTCTATGCCTTTGCTGTGGCAGTCTTTCTCGGTGTGGGGGATGTGGCCTTTATTGCCTATTCCTATGGGCAGATTGTGAGGACTGTGACACATTTTCCTTCACCTGAGGCACGTGCTAAAGCAGGCAGCACATGCATGGCCCATGTCTGTGTCATCTTCTTCTTCTATGGACCGGGCTTTCTTTCTGTGGTCATGCAGCGCTTTGGGCCACCCACAGCCTCTGCTGCCAAGGTCATCCTTGCCAATCTCTACTTGCTCTTCCCCCCTGCACTGGATCCCCTCGTCTATGGCATCAAGACTAAGCAGATCCGGGAGCGACTGTTTACTATTCTGAACCCCAGGTGGATTGAGCCCACCTGA